GATTTTATTAAGATTTTTATTCAAGAGGTTGTCTCCACTTTAGAAGGGTTAGTGGGTAAGGCTTTAAGCGTGGGATTAGAAAAAGAAGTTTCTAGTAGTGAAGAATCTTTTTTGAAATTAATCAGCGTGCCTTATGCAAGAGTCATGATAAGCGCGATTGAAAAAGAAGAGAGCTCTATTGAATTATTGGCTCCGGTAGTTTTAGTTACCGCTTTAAGCGATTTGATGCTAGGAGGTGAGGGAGCTAGCAAGGAAGAAATGGATAATGACGATTTAGACGCTTTTAAGGAAATGGCTTCTAATATTTTTGGCGCGATCGCTACGAGCTTGAAGTCTCAAGAATTACTCCCTAAACTCAATTTCACTACCACGAACGCTGAAATCGCTAAAGAGCTTCCTAAAAAAGAAGATTACGCTAAAGCGATGGTGTTTTCTTTTAAAATGGAAGCCATCAAAGAAAGCCAAATCATTTTATTGACTACGGAGGCTTTTGAGCGCCAATTTGAAAAAACGCATCAAGAAGAAAAAGAAGAAACGACAGAGGGTGCTGCTGAAGAGGTTAAAACCCATGATGCGTCTTTAGAA
This is a stretch of genomic DNA from Helicobacter pylori. It encodes these proteins:
- the fliY gene encoding flagellar motor switch protein FliY, whose translation is MQDFIKIFIQEVVSTLEGLVGKALSVGLEKEVSSSEESFLKLISVPYARVMISAIEKEESSIELLAPVVLVTALSDLMLGGEGASKEEMDNDDLDAFKEMASNIFGAIATSLKSQELLPKLNFTTTNAEIAKELPKKEDYAKAMVFSFKMEAIKESQIILLTTEAFERQFEKTHQEEKEETTEGAAEEVKTHDASLENIEIRNISMLLDVKLNVKVRIGQKKMILKDVVSMDIGSVVELDQLVNDPLEILVDDKVIAKGEVVIVDGNFGIQITDIGTKKERLEQLKH